A portion of the Pseudomonas synxantha BG33R genome contains these proteins:
- a CDS encoding cob(I)yrinic acid a,c-diamide adenosyltransferase — MGFRLSKIYTRTGDKGETGLGDGRRVPKDHPRVEAIGEVDTLNSQLGLLLANLEEQSGKHPALMDVIEVLTPCQHRLFDLGGELAMPVYKALNAAEVDRLEAAIDRWNEEVGPLENFILPGGSALIAQAHVCRSLARSAERRCQHLNALEPLEGVGLAYINRLSDLLFVAARVIARRQGVAEVLWQAAAKPH, encoded by the coding sequence ATGGGCTTTCGCCTGTCGAAGATCTACACCCGTACCGGCGACAAGGGCGAGACCGGCCTCGGCGACGGCCGCCGCGTACCCAAGGACCACCCACGCGTGGAGGCGATTGGCGAGGTGGATACGCTGAACAGCCAGTTGGGCTTGCTGCTGGCCAACCTTGAAGAGCAAAGCGGCAAGCACCCGGCGCTAATGGATGTGATTGAGGTGCTCACACCTTGCCAACATCGCCTGTTCGACCTGGGCGGCGAGCTGGCGATGCCGGTGTACAAGGCATTGAATGCGGCGGAAGTGGATCGGCTGGAAGCGGCGATTGATCGCTGGAATGAGGAGGTTGGGCCGCTGGAGAACTTCATCCTGCCTGGCGGCTCGGCGTTGATCGCCCAAGCCCATGTGTGTCGTAGCCTGGCGCGCAGTGCGGAGCGGCGGTGTCAGCACCTGAATGCGCTGGAGCCGCTGGAGGGGGTGGGATTGGCGTATATCAATCGGTTGTCGGATCTGTTGTTTGTGGCGGCCAGGGTGATTGCCCGGCGCCAAGGTGTTGCTGAAGTGTTGTGGCAGGCGGCTGCCAAGCCACACTGA
- a CDS encoding Nudix family hydrolase, whose translation MKRVHVAAAVIRGVDGRILLARRADTQHQGGLWEFPGGKVEADESVATALSRELQEELGIQVTTARPLIKVQHDYPDKQVLLDVWEVSAFTGEPHGAEGQPLEWVSPRDLLNYEFPAANAPIVAAARLPAEYLITPGELETPMLLRGIQKAIAGGIKLVQLRAPNGYDPKYRDLAVDAVGLCAGKAQLMLKGPFEWLGDFPAAGWHMTSAQLRKYASKGRPLPKDRWLAASCHNAEELALAEMMDVDFVTLSPVQPTQTHPDAQPLGWEQAAELIAGFSKPVFLLGGVGPAQREQAWEAGAQGVAGIRAFWPQV comes from the coding sequence GTGAAACGAGTGCATGTAGCAGCAGCGGTGATCCGCGGTGTCGACGGCAGGATCCTGTTGGCGCGCCGTGCCGATACCCAGCATCAAGGCGGCCTCTGGGAATTTCCCGGAGGCAAGGTGGAGGCCGATGAGTCGGTCGCCACGGCCTTGTCCCGTGAATTGCAGGAAGAGCTGGGCATCCAGGTCACCACGGCGCGGCCGCTGATCAAGGTGCAGCACGACTACCCGGACAAGCAGGTATTGCTGGATGTCTGGGAAGTCTCGGCTTTTACCGGCGAGCCTCATGGGGCCGAAGGGCAGCCGTTGGAATGGGTGTCGCCGCGGGACTTGCTCAACTACGAGTTCCCGGCGGCGAATGCGCCGATTGTTGCTGCTGCGCGCCTGCCCGCCGAGTACCTGATCACCCCCGGTGAGCTGGAAACCCCGATGTTGTTGCGCGGTATCCAGAAGGCCATCGCCGGTGGCATCAAGCTGGTTCAACTGCGTGCGCCCAACGGTTATGACCCCAAATACCGCGATCTGGCGGTGGACGCGGTGGGCCTGTGTGCCGGCAAGGCACAACTGATGCTCAAGGGGCCGTTCGAATGGCTGGGGGATTTCCCTGCCGCCGGCTGGCACATGACCTCGGCGCAACTGCGTAAGTATGCGAGCAAAGGCCGACCGCTGCCGAAGGATCGCTGGTTGGCGGCTTCTTGCCACAACGCCGAAGAGCTGGCACTGGCAGAGATGATGGACGTGGACTTTGTCACGCTGTCGCCGGTACAGCCGACCCAGACGCATCCGGATGCGCAGCCTTTAGGTTGGGAGCAGGCGGCTGAGTTGATCGCCGGCTTCAGTAAGCCGGTGTTTCTGCTGGGCGGGGTTGGGCCTGCGCAGCGGGAGCAGGCCTGGGAAGCCGGGGCGCAAGGCGTGGCTGGGATTCGGGCGTTCTGGCCGCAGGTTTGA
- the argJ gene encoding bifunctional glutamate N-acetyltransferase/amino-acid acetyltransferase ArgJ: MAVGLGPLPTLHPVAGFELGIASAGIKRPGRKDVVVMRCAEGSTVAGVFTLNAFCAAPVILAKQRVAGSIRYLLTNTGNANAGTGEPGLVAAARTCAKLAQLAGVDASQVLPYSTGVIGEPLPVEKIEGALQAALDDLSVDNWAAAATGIMTTDTLPKGASRQFVHDGVTVTVTGISKGAGMIRPNMATMLGYIATDAKVSRDVLQRLMLDGANKSFNRITIDGDTSTNDCCMLIATGQANLPEITSTEGPLFAALKQAVFEVCMEVAQAIVRDGEGATKFVTVEVNGGGNHQECLDVGYTVAHSPLIKTALFASDPNWGRILAAVGRAGVPDLDVSKIDVFLGDVCIASRGARAETYTEAQGSAVMQQEEITIRIELGRGECSETIWTTDLSHEYVKINAEYRT, from the coding sequence ATGGCTGTTGGTCTTGGTCCTTTGCCCACATTGCACCCGGTCGCCGGTTTTGAACTCGGTATCGCTTCGGCCGGCATCAAGCGCCCGGGGCGCAAGGATGTGGTAGTGATGCGCTGTGCCGAAGGCTCGACCGTGGCAGGTGTATTCACCCTCAACGCCTTTTGCGCCGCGCCAGTGATCCTGGCCAAGCAGCGGGTGGCCGGGTCGATTCGCTACCTGCTGACCAATACCGGCAACGCCAACGCCGGCACCGGCGAGCCTGGCCTGGTGGCGGCTGCGCGCACCTGCGCCAAGCTGGCGCAACTGGCCGGCGTGGACGCCAGCCAAGTGCTGCCGTACTCCACCGGCGTGATCGGTGAGCCGCTGCCAGTGGAAAAAATCGAAGGCGCCCTTCAGGCTGCGCTGGATGACCTGTCTGTGGATAACTGGGCGGCTGCGGCCACCGGCATCATGACCACCGACACCTTGCCAAAAGGCGCGAGCCGCCAGTTCGTGCATGACGGCGTGACCGTCACCGTGACCGGTATCAGCAAGGGCGCAGGCATGATCCGTCCAAACATGGCCACCATGCTCGGTTATATCGCCACCGACGCCAAAGTCTCCCGCGATGTGCTGCAGCGCCTGATGCTCGATGGCGCCAACAAGTCGTTCAACCGCATCACCATCGACGGCGACACCTCCACCAACGACTGCTGCATGCTGATCGCCACTGGCCAGGCCAACTTGCCGGAAATCACGTCCACCGAAGGCCCGCTGTTCGCGGCGTTGAAACAGGCCGTGTTTGAAGTGTGCATGGAGGTGGCCCAGGCCATCGTGCGCGACGGCGAGGGCGCGACCAAGTTCGTCACGGTTGAAGTCAATGGCGGCGGCAACCATCAGGAATGCCTGGATGTGGGTTACACCGTGGCTCACTCACCGCTGATCAAGACCGCACTGTTTGCATCGGACCCTAACTGGGGGCGTATCCTGGCCGCCGTTGGCCGTGCCGGCGTGCCGGACCTGGACGTGAGCAAGATCGACGTGTTCCTGGGCGACGTATGCATCGCCAGCCGCGGTGCTCGTGCCGAAACCTACACCGAAGCCCAAGGCTCGGCGGTGATGCAGCAGGAAGAAATCACCATCCGCATCGAACTGGGCCGCGGCGAGTGCAGCGAAACCATCTGGACTACCGACCTGTCCCACGAATACGTGAAGATCAACGCGGAATACCGTACCTGA
- the secA gene encoding preprotein translocase subunit SecA, whose protein sequence is MFAPLLKKLFGSKNEREVKRMLKTVQLVNAFEEQMVALSDEQLRAKTQEFKARIAKGETLDKLLPEAFAVAREAGKRVMGMRHFDVQLIGGMTLHEGMIAEMRTGEGKTLVATLGVYLNALSGKGVHVVTVNDYLARRDANWMRPLYEFLGLTVGVVTPFQPPEEKRAAYAADITYGTNNEFGFDYLRDNMAFSMEEKFQRELNFAVIDEVDSILIDEARTPLIISGQAEDSSRLYTEINKLIPRLEQHIEEVEGVVTKEGHFTIDEKTRQVELNEAGHQFVEEMLTQIGELAEGESLYSAHNLGLLTHVYAGLRAHKLFHRNVEYIVQDGQVVLVDEHTGRTMPGRRLSEGLHQAIEAKEHLNIQAESQTLASTTFQNYFRLYNKLSGMTGTADTEAFEFHQIYNLAVMVIPPNKPLARKDYNDLVFLTAEEKYAAIINDIKDGMAKGRPILVGTATIETSEHVSNLLNKEGIEHKVLNAKFHEKEAEIIAQAGRPGALTIATNMAGRGTDILLGGNWEVEVASLDNPTPEQIAQIKADWQKRHQAVLESGGLQVIASERHESRRIDNQLRGRAGRQGDAGSSRFYLSLEDSLMRIFASDRVKNFMKALGMQSGEAIEHRMVTNAIEKAQRKVEGRNFDIRKQLLEFDDVNNEQRKVIYHMRNTLLAADNIGETIADFRQDVLNATVSAHIPPQSLPEQWDVAGLEAALKSDFGVDLPVQQWLDEDDHLYEETLREKLMAELLAAYNEKEEQASAEALRTFEKQIVLRVLDDLWKDHLSTMDHLRHGIHLRGYAQKNPKQEYKRESFTLFSELLDSIKRDSIRVLSHVQVRREDPIEEEARLRQEAEALAARMQFQHDEAPGLEAPEALGEEVDVALAQSPVRNDQKLGRNELCFCGSGKKYKHCHGQIE, encoded by the coding sequence ATGTTTGCGCCTTTGTTAAAGAAACTTTTTGGAAGCAAGAATGAGCGCGAAGTCAAACGCATGCTCAAGACGGTGCAGCTGGTCAATGCCTTCGAGGAGCAGATGGTTGCTCTGTCGGACGAGCAATTGCGCGCCAAGACCCAAGAGTTCAAGGCCCGCATAGCCAAAGGTGAAACCCTCGACAAGCTGCTGCCCGAAGCCTTCGCGGTCGCCCGCGAAGCCGGTAAGCGCGTTATGGGCATGCGCCACTTCGACGTCCAGTTGATCGGCGGCATGACCTTGCATGAAGGCATGATTGCCGAAATGCGTACCGGTGAAGGCAAGACCCTGGTGGCAACCCTGGGCGTTTACCTCAACGCACTGTCCGGCAAGGGCGTGCACGTTGTGACGGTGAACGACTACCTGGCCCGCCGGGACGCCAACTGGATGCGCCCGCTGTATGAATTCCTCGGCCTGACCGTCGGCGTGGTAACGCCGTTCCAACCGCCGGAAGAGAAGCGCGCTGCCTACGCCGCCGATATCACCTACGGCACCAACAACGAATTCGGTTTCGACTACCTGCGCGACAACATGGCGTTCAGCATGGAAGAAAAATTCCAGCGTGAACTCAACTTTGCCGTGATCGACGAAGTCGACTCCATCCTCATCGACGAAGCCCGTACGCCGCTGATCATCTCCGGCCAGGCCGAAGACAGCTCGCGCCTGTACACCGAGATCAACAAGTTGATCCCGCGCCTGGAGCAGCACATCGAGGAAGTCGAAGGCGTGGTGACCAAAGAAGGTCACTTCACCATCGACGAGAAGACCCGCCAGGTCGAACTCAACGAAGCCGGTCACCAGTTCGTCGAAGAGATGCTGACCCAGATCGGCGAACTGGCCGAGGGTGAAAGCCTGTACTCGGCGCACAACCTGGGCCTGTTGACCCACGTTTACGCCGGCCTGCGCGCCCACAAGCTGTTCCATCGCAACGTCGAATACATCGTGCAGGACGGCCAGGTCGTGCTGGTTGACGAACACACCGGTCGTACCATGCCCGGTCGCCGTCTGTCCGAAGGCCTGCACCAGGCCATCGAAGCGAAGGAGCACCTCAACATCCAGGCCGAAAGCCAGACGTTGGCGTCCACCACCTTCCAGAACTACTTCCGTCTGTACAACAAACTGTCCGGCATGACCGGTACGGCCGACACTGAAGCGTTCGAGTTCCACCAGATCTACAACCTGGCCGTGATGGTCATCCCGCCGAACAAACCGTTGGCGCGTAAAGACTACAACGACCTGGTGTTCCTGACTGCCGAAGAGAAATACGCGGCGATCATCAATGACATCAAGGATGGCATGGCCAAGGGCCGCCCGATCCTGGTGGGTACCGCCACCATCGAGACCTCCGAGCACGTGTCCAACCTGCTCAACAAGGAAGGCATCGAGCACAAGGTACTCAACGCCAAGTTCCACGAAAAAGAAGCCGAGATCATCGCCCAGGCCGGTCGCCCAGGCGCACTGACCATCGCCACCAACATGGCCGGTCGTGGTACCGACATCCTGTTGGGCGGTAACTGGGAAGTGGAAGTGGCCTCGCTCGACAACCCGACCCCTGAGCAGATCGCCCAGATCAAGGCTGACTGGCAGAAGCGCCACCAGGCCGTGCTGGAATCCGGTGGCTTGCAGGTGATCGCCTCCGAGCGTCACGAGTCGCGCCGTATCGACAACCAGCTGCGTGGCCGTGCCGGCCGTCAGGGTGACGCCGGTTCCAGCCGTTTCTACCTGTCGCTGGAAGACAGCCTGATGCGCATCTTCGCCTCTGATCGGGTGAAGAACTTCATGAAGGCCCTGGGCATGCAGTCCGGTGAAGCGATCGAGCACCGCATGGTGACCAACGCCATCGAGAAAGCCCAGCGCAAGGTCGAAGGCCGCAACTTCGACATTCGCAAGCAACTGCTCGAGTTCGATGACGTCAACAACGAACAGCGTAAAGTGATTTATCACATGCGTAACACGTTGCTGGCCGCCGACAATATTGGCGAGACCATCGCTGACTTCCGTCAGGACGTGCTCAACGCTACCGTCAGCGCCCATATCCCGCCACAGTCCCTGCCTGAGCAGTGGGATGTTGCCGGCCTGGAAGCCGCGTTGAAGAGCGACTTCGGTGTCGACTTGCCGGTTCAGCAATGGCTGGACGAAGACGACCACCTGTACGAAGAAACCCTGCGCGAAAAACTGATGGCCGAACTGCTGGCCGCGTACAACGAGAAAGAAGAGCAGGCGAGTGCCGAAGCACTGCGCACCTTCGAGAAGCAAATCGTGCTGCGCGTGCTGGACGACCTGTGGAAAGACCACCTGTCGACCATGGACCACCTGCGTCACGGCATCCACCTGCGCGGTTACGCCCAGAAGAACCCGAAGCAGGAGTACAAGCGCGAGTCGTTCACGCTGTTCTCCGAGCTGCTGGATTCGATCAAGCGCGATTCGATTCGCGTGCTGTCCCACGTTCAGGTGCGTCGCGAAGACCCGATCGAGGAAGAGGCACGCCTGCGTCAGGAAGCCGAGGCACTGGCTGCGCGCATGCAGTTCCAGCATGACGAGGCTCCGGGCCTGGAAGCGCCTGAAGCGTTGGGTGAAGAGGTCGACGTGGCCCTGGCTCAAAGCCCGGTTCGCAATGATCAGAAACTGGGCCGCAACGAGCTGTGCTTCTGCGGTTCGGGCAAGAAATACAAACACTGCCACGGCCAGATCGAATAA
- a CDS encoding DUF721 domain-containing protein: protein MAFRPLTARAPGVLLREAKPLKAIFGHAQRLGRLQRLLESQLQPAAREHCHVASWREGNLLLIVTDGHWATRLRYQQKRLQRQLMVFDEFAGLTRIQFKVQPPTVPQGAVGHTMDLSENAAETLQATAEGISDPGLRAALERLAAHARPKA from the coding sequence ATGGCATTTCGCCCTCTTACAGCCCGCGCTCCCGGCGTGTTGCTTCGCGAAGCCAAGCCGTTGAAAGCCATCTTTGGCCATGCGCAACGCTTGGGCCGTTTGCAGCGCCTGCTTGAAAGCCAGTTGCAACCGGCCGCACGTGAGCATTGTCATGTGGCGTCCTGGCGAGAAGGCAATCTGCTATTAATTGTCACTGATGGCCATTGGGCCACACGCTTGCGCTATCAGCAAAAACGCTTGCAGCGCCAGTTGATGGTCTTTGATGAGTTCGCCGGTTTGACGCGCATTCAGTTCAAGGTACAGCCGCCCACCGTGCCGCAAGGCGCAGTGGGGCATACGATGGACCTGTCGGAAAATGCGGCCGAAACCCTCCAGGCAACCGCCGAAGGGATCAGCGACCCAGGCTTGCGCGCAGCCCTGGAACGGCTGGCCGCCCATGCCCGGCCCAAAGCCTGA
- a CDS encoding helicase HerA-like domain-containing protein — MPDSTQLLIGAGLDGQPIAQSMRLANRHGLIAGATGTGKTVTLQRLAEAFSDAGVAVFAADIKGDLCGLGAAANPQGKVAERIAGMPFLDYTAQAYPVTLWDIHGQSGHPLRTTISEMGPLLLGSLLELTDSQQSALYATFKVADREGLLLLDLKDLKALLNHLRYHPELLGDDAALMTTGSSQALLRRLAVLEQQGAEALFGEPALQLEDILQPASDGRGRIHLLDASRLVHEAPKVYATFLLWLLAELFEQLPERGDADKPLLALFFDEAHLLFADTPKALQERLEQVVRLIRSKGVGVYFVTQSPGDLPDTVLAQLGLRIQHGLRAFTAKEQKSLRAVADGFRPNPTFDTLSVLTELGTGEALVGTLQEKGTPEVVQRVLVAPPQSRIGPLSAAERAALVASSPLLGRYDKPVDRESAYEVLMARKELGPTEETAPTAEEPSFTDKAGAFLGTTAGKALKSAMQQAANQMGRQLVRGLLGSLLGGSKRK, encoded by the coding sequence ATGCCTGACTCCACACAACTGCTTATCGGTGCCGGCCTTGACGGCCAGCCCATCGCCCAGTCCATGCGCCTGGCCAACCGTCACGGGTTGATCGCCGGCGCCACCGGCACCGGCAAGACCGTCACCTTGCAGCGCCTGGCCGAAGCCTTCAGTGATGCGGGCGTGGCGGTGTTCGCCGCCGACATCAAGGGCGACCTCTGTGGCCTGGGCGCCGCCGCCAACCCTCAGGGCAAAGTGGCCGAGCGCATTGCCGGTATGCCGTTCCTGGATTACACGGCCCAGGCGTATCCGGTCACCCTGTGGGATATCCACGGGCAGTCCGGTCATCCGCTGCGCACCACCATCAGCGAAATGGGCCCGTTGTTGCTCGGCAGCTTGTTGGAGCTGACTGACAGCCAGCAATCGGCGCTCTATGCGACCTTCAAGGTGGCCGACCGCGAAGGTTTGTTGCTGCTGGACCTCAAGGATCTCAAGGCACTGCTCAATCACCTGCGCTATCACCCGGAGCTGCTGGGTGACGACGCGGCGTTGATGACCACGGGTTCCAGCCAGGCGCTGTTGCGGCGCCTGGCGGTGCTGGAGCAGCAGGGCGCCGAAGCCTTGTTTGGCGAGCCGGCCCTGCAACTTGAAGATATTCTGCAACCGGCCAGCGATGGCCGCGGTCGCATTCATCTGCTCGATGCCAGCCGGCTCGTGCATGAAGCGCCGAAGGTCTACGCGACCTTCCTGTTGTGGCTGCTGGCAGAGTTGTTCGAGCAATTGCCGGAGCGTGGCGATGCCGACAAACCGCTGCTGGCGCTGTTTTTCGACGAGGCGCATTTGCTGTTCGCGGATACGCCAAAAGCCTTGCAGGAACGTCTGGAGCAAGTCGTACGCTTGATCCGCTCCAAAGGCGTCGGCGTGTACTTTGTCACCCAATCGCCGGGCGACTTGCCGGATACGGTGCTGGCGCAACTGGGTTTGCGCATTCAGCATGGTTTGCGTGCGTTCACCGCCAAAGAGCAGAAATCCCTGCGGGCGGTGGCCGACGGTTTCCGGCCCAACCCGACCTTCGATACCTTATCGGTGCTCACAGAGTTGGGGACGGGTGAGGCGTTGGTGGGAACCTTGCAGGAAAAGGGCACCCCGGAAGTCGTCCAGCGCGTACTGGTTGCTCCGCCGCAATCGCGGATCGGACCGCTCAGCGCAGCAGAGCGTGCGGCATTGGTCGCCAGTTCGCCGCTGTTGGGCCGCTATGACAAGCCGGTTGACCGGGAGTCGGCCTATGAAGTGCTGATGGCTCGCAAGGAACTTGGGCCCACCGAGGAAACCGCACCGACCGCCGAAGAACCGAGCTTTACCGACAAGGCCGGTGCATTCCTGGGGACTACTGCCGGCAAGGCGCTGAAGTCAGCCATGCAGCAGGCGGCCAATCAAATGGGGCGCCAGTTGGTGCGTGGCCTGTTGGGCTCGTTGCTGGGCGGCAGCAAACGCAAGTAG